In the genome of Bacillus thuringiensis, the window ATTACTTGTTCTTCTTTTCTTACCCATAATTATTGATTCTCCCTTCAAAATTAAAAATTTCTAATACAATATGCCAACTATAAGGAAAATAAAAATTATCAAAGAGATTAATAATCTATTTTACGATCCCCCCTAACTAGTTAAAAATCTATCATTAACAAACTTCAATAAAAAATGCCTTCCCCCTCTTTTTTTATCATTGGATTTTTCAGTGCCATAGAAGCACAGCCCTGCATTGCATGTAACTGCCCCATGGGATTCTCTATTCCAAAAGAAAGCAGCCCCCCACAAGATACTTTATTTAATTGTTATCACTCTAATTTATTTAGATAATTCTCTTATTACTGTAAGATACATTTATTCTAAATCCTAAAACACACTTATTTCTTGATAGGTTCTTAAGAAATATCAAAAAAGAAAGAAAAAAGTTATTTGGTTATTCATTCCGTAAGCTTAATGCTCAAGTTAGTTTTTTTCACACGGTTAAACTTTATTAAGAAAACTTTAAGGAATTTCCCTCTATATTCATAAGAATTTTTTTCTATACTGAAGCATGTAAATGAACAAGAGGAGAAACGATAATGAGAAAATTTGTAATTTGCATATTAGGAATAGGCCTTCCTATATACTTACTACCTTTCATATTACGCGGGGATTTAGACAGATTTAATCCGATTGCTGAAGAAAAAAATGTATACGCCGTCGCGAAAGGATATGGCGTTCCGGATTACCATCATAAAGGAAGAGCTATGTACTCACTAAAAGGTGTTGATGAATTAAGCAATGAGAAAGAATATAAAGTTGGAACGAACACACCTAATGATTTTATAAGAAAAACTTACTTAAAAATTCATGTGAAAGGAAAGTATGTGTATTCTTACGATATTATTTCTAAAAAGGATATTCCAGAGAAAATAAGGGGACAATTGGAGCTAGCAGATAAATAAAAGAGCCAATTCATACGATTTGGCTCTTTATTACCTCTCCCACCTACCGCTCGGAGAATTTTTTCGGTAGATTTATTAAATTCGTTATCATTGTTTTAATAACCATTCTTCAATTACTTTCACGGTTTCATCACGTTGTGCTTTTGGCGTAATCAAGCTCGCATTATCACCTTTTTGCTCACCATACATGCCAAAATTAGCATGATTTCCCCCTTTTATCATGTGCATAGTAGTATTCTTTGACATTAACTTTTTATTGTTCTCTATTTTTTCGACAGTTGCTAAAGCATCTACTTCCCCGTAAATTGATAACATTGGAATCAACTTAGTAGAGAAGTCATCTGCAGGATAAGAACCTAAGAAAATGATCCCGTCTACCTTTTCTTCATGTTGAAATGCATACTTAGAAATCATGGCTCCCCCCATTGAATGCCCAGCAACATACCATTTTTGAACTTCAGGATACTTTTCAATTACACTGTCTACCTCATTTATTCCAAGTATCGCTAAGTTTAATGGTAACTTAGGCATTACTACAAAATGCCCATCTTTTGCAAGAGCTTCTCCTAAGTAACTATAAGCCTCCGCTTCTACTTTAGCTCCTTGATAAAAAATGACTCCTATTTTTGCATCTTTCTCTCCAAAAACTATATAATTTTCATCTTTTTTATCATCTACTAACGACAAAGCCTCTTTCGTCGGTTTATAAGTAAACTGAGACCAAGTCAAAAACGTAATACTTCCTATAATTAAAATACCAAGTAAAGAGTACAGAGTAATTTCTATCCATTTCTTCACATATATGCCCTCCCTAAGATGTGTATGTTCTATACTTTAATTATTATTTATATGATTGTCGAATAATCTTAACTAATAAGTTTAAAGAAAATAATACGAGTCCTCAAATTCTGTTTTAAAATAAATTCAATATATTCATCCTAAAACAAGGACTTCATACGCAAAGTACAATTTTATAAAAAAAGCCGATTTCTTTATAAAATAAGAAATCGACTTTTGGCTTAGTTATTGATTTAGTAATGGAAAACACCTTTTTAAGATAATTATGTTTATACTATAGACGTTGATCTTTCTGAAAGTTTAGTTGAAAATGATCCGCTTCATTGTATACCCCAAATTCATATCCTTTTTCCTTATAAAATTTAATAATTTCCGGAAGCGCTTGTAATGTCTGTGGTTTTTCATGCATTAGAACTACTTCCACATCTTCTGTTGTTGTACGCTTTACATTCTCTATAATTTGCTGCGGGTTACCTTTTAATTTCCAATCATTTGAATCTATCGTCCAATCCCAAACTTTTATTCCTGCTTCTACAATTTGATTACGAATTTCCTGCCCCTTTAATCCTGGTGCAGATCCATATGGAGGACGGACTAATTTAGGAGTTGTACCCGTAATATTATGAATAAGAGCTAACGTTTCTTTCATCTCCGGTACAAATTGTCCTTTTTTGTATAGCTTATCACTATTATGCGTCATACTATGTGCACCAATATAATGGCCTTCTTTTACTGCTCGTTTTACATTTTCCTGAAAACTTGTATTTTGCAAATTGCTACCTTGCATAAAAAATGTCGAAGCAACATTTTGCTCTTTTAGTACGTCTAAAAATTTCCCAGTTAATTCGCTAGGACCATCATCAAATGTTAAATATACAACCTTTCCTACTGGTTTTCCATCAGGTCTTTTCTGTTTTGCCAGTGATGTGTCCTCTTTCTTTTCTTGTTGTTGCATATTAGCTAGCTTAATACTTTCATTAGCTACCCCTTTCGCTGGGATAGCGTTCCATTTCCCTATTAAAAAGAACGTGAAAAAGGTCGTTGCTAAAACAACTCCTAGAGATAGTATTGCATTAGTTACTACATTTGTTTTTTTCTTATTTTGTGATTCTTTCATTATATTTCGATCCTTTCCCTACTCATTTTCATATTCATTATTTATGCAGCTAAGTATTAACTTCAGCTGATATTTACAATAAATAGATTAATAGAGGAAGGTGAAGATAAAATGCAGATAATGTCGAAATTAGTTAAAGAATAGCGTATTGCATCCACTCTTTAAAAAAATATTTGTTTCTCTACTACAGTTAAATTTGAAACCTGGATATACATCCAAAATAAAAAATACTACTCTTTCTAAATAACATTTTTACATCAAGATAACAGCATACCGGCATAAAGATAAAATACAGAGATGGCCGTACTATTGAAATTCTATTATAATTTTGTAATTGGAATTCATTTGAACCAAATGAAGAACTAGAAGAAATATTATTATGTGGAGGTACTCCGATGAACCTTGTAATTAGAGAGTTAGAAACAAATGATTTAGATAATCTCCCAGAGATTGATGACAGTTTTATAGTGAATGCTCGGTTAATTCTTTCTCTTTCCAAAGGAAATAGACATATAGCATATACAGTAGAAGACGTTCCGAGTTATGAAAAAAGTTATTTACAAAATCAAGATGATAATGAAGAACTGGCTTACAATGAATATATAAATAAACCTAATCAAGTCATTTACATAGCACTGTTACATAACCAAATCATTGGATTAATGGTATTGAAAAAGAATTGGAATCACTATGCTTACATAGAAGATATAACGGTAGATAAAAAATATCGTACAATCGGAGTTGGTAAAAGATTAGTTAATCAAGCAAAGCAGTGGGCAAAAAAAGGAAATATGCCAGGTATCATGCTTGAAACGCAAAATAATAATGTCGCAGCATGTAAATTTTATGAAAAATGTGGATTTGTAATTGGTGGGTTTGATTTTCTTGTTTATAAAGGTTTGGATATTGAAAGTGATGAAGTTGCGATTTATTGGTATTTTCATTTC includes:
- the satA gene encoding streptothricin N-acetyltransferase SatA — translated: MNLVIRELETNDLDNLPEIDDSFIVNARLILSLSKGNRHIAYTVEDVPSYEKSYLQNQDDNEELAYNEYINKPNQVIYIALLHNQIIGLMVLKKNWNHYAYIEDITVDKKYRTIGVGKRLVNQAKQWAKKGNMPGIMLETQNNNVAACKFYEKCGFVIGGFDFLVYKGLDIESDEVAIYWYFHFK
- a CDS encoding YxeA family protein; its protein translation is MRKFVICILGIGLPIYLLPFILRGDLDRFNPIAEEKNVYAVAKGYGVPDYHHKGRAMYSLKGVDELSNEKEYKVGTNTPNDFIRKTYLKIHVKGKYVYSYDIISKKDIPEKIRGQLELADK
- a CDS encoding alpha/beta hydrolase is translated as MKKWIEITLYSLLGILIIGSITFLTWSQFTYKPTKEALSLVDDKKDENYIVFGEKDAKIGVIFYQGAKVEAEAYSYLGEALAKDGHFVVMPKLPLNLAILGINEVDSVIEKYPEVQKWYVAGHSMGGAMISKYAFQHEEKVDGIIFLGSYPADDFSTKLIPMLSIYGEVDALATVEKIENNKKLMSKNTTMHMIKGGNHANFGMYGEQKGDNASLITPKAQRDETVKVIEEWLLKQ
- a CDS encoding polysaccharide deacetylase family protein, whose protein sequence is MKESQNKKKTNVVTNAILSLGVVLATTFFTFFLIGKWNAIPAKGVANESIKLANMQQQEKKEDTSLAKQKRPDGKPVGKVVYLTFDDGPSELTGKFLDVLKEQNVASTFFMQGSNLQNTSFQENVKRAVKEGHYIGAHSMTHNSDKLYKKGQFVPEMKETLALIHNITGTTPKLVRPPYGSAPGLKGQEIRNQIVEAGIKVWDWTIDSNDWKLKGNPQQIIENVKRTTTEDVEVVLMHEKPQTLQALPEIIKFYKEKGYEFGVYNEADHFQLNFQKDQRL